The proteins below come from a single Crossiella sp. CA-258035 genomic window:
- a CDS encoding type I polyketide synthase produces MGEPIAIVGMACTYPGGVTTPAGLWQAAISGADLIGEMPSDRGWDLDSLYDPDPDRPGKSYTRHGGFLHQAGDFDAAFFGLSPREALTTDPQQRLLLTSAWQALEDAGIDPASIRGSRTSVFAGAMMHDYAPRVHTVPNGLEGHLITGNTASVVSGRLAYVLGLRGPAITVDTGCSSSLVTLHLAVQSLRAGESSLALSGGVTVMATPEMFVEFSRLRGLAPDGRCKPFSATADGTAWAEGAGMLVLERLSDAVRNGRRVHALIRGTAVNSDGASNGLSAPSGPAQELVIREALAAAGLSTVDVDAVEAHGTGTRLGDPIEAGALLATYGQDRDRPLLLGSVKANTGHTQAAAGAAGVIKMAQAMRHGVLPKILHFTEPSPHVDWTSGAVLPLAEHTPWPETARPRRAGVSSFGISGTNAHVVLEQAPAPAPQAEPPPVVPLLLSATTLTALREQASRLREHLDTDISLADIGFTLATGRSRFEHRAAVLGTDPAALRAGLAALAAGEPAPGVLTGTARREARPVLVFPGQGTQWTGMAVRLLAESPVFAERMAQCQQALSPFVDWQLTEVLADEAALSEVDIVQPATWAVMVSLAALWQAHGVRPVAVVGHSQGEIAAATVAGALSLEDGALVVALRAKAIRALSGLGGMASVALSRAAAERRIQRWPDLHVAAVNGPEATVLSGDPRALAELGEELAAEEIRFRRLPVDYASHSPQVDLLREELRAALAPISPRPAEIPFHSTVSGESEVLDADYWFRNLRQTVEFDSAIRGLIALGHTTFLECSAHPVLTVGLHQLLDELDQDGIALGTLRREEGGPARFLLAAAEAQVHGVDLRLDRVFPGARPTSLPTYPFQTERFWLLPTASAPATSGHPLLTSAVVLAGGDGLVGTGSVSLRALPWLADHAVHGTVLVPGTAFAELALHAGELLGLPRLLELAVERPLAVPAAGEAELQLTVDGAGALAVHTRPDRDTAWTRHATGTLGPGESATVATITWPPAAEEIDLDGAYARLAELGYEYGPSFQGLRRAWRDGERRYAEVELPAEPGRFGIHPALLDAALHPLLLGADGELRLPFSFAGVELAAVGATTIRVALTPTGQDAFRVEITDALSGAVCAIETMSLRPLRTELLVGSDRSLFQVSWTPSPRRATPGATEVLHGTDVHQVLGAIREWLAADRDGQLAIVTRNAIATGPDEDVDLTAAPVWGLVRTAQTEHPGRFRLVDLDAPAQLDTALGCPEPQVALRGGQVLVPRLARVTAGAPPRLDPAGTVLIIGGTGTLGRALAEHLVTAHGVRHLVLTGRRAAEAPELPGAEVRVVACDVTDRQELAAVIDGIPAEHPLTAVVHAAGVLADSPVAALAPEQLDSVLRPKVEGAWHLHELTQDLDLAAFVLFSSVAGVIGTQGQANYAAANSYLDALAHHRRARGLPATSMAWGLWAQESGMTGHLDAADRARLSRARLRPIAPAHGLALFDAALDGPPLSVPARFDLGEQGDRPAIFEGLLGPKRPTAAKQAQPVAFVPGDERAVLELVLRTVATVLGSTGEVNPERAFRDIGFDSLTGLELRNRLSAATGLRLPATTVFDHPTPALLAAHLAGGSPRTAETAEPVVAPQDDPIVVVGAGCRFPGGVSTVDELWTVLAEGRDVISEFPADRGWDAGASSVRHGGFLADAAEFDPGFFGIPPREALVMDPQQRILLEVAWHALESAGIDPAGLRGSRTAVFTGTMGSDYGHRVHEVPEDLSGQVSIDNASSVASGRLAYFFGFEGPAITLDTACSSALVAMHLAAQALRSGECTLALAGGVTVMTTPTLFAEFAQVYALAPDGRCKPFAATADGTAWSEGAGLVVLERLSDARRNGHRVLAVLRGSAVNSDGASNGLTAPNGAAQRRVIQDALAAAGLSTSDVDAVEAHGTGTTLGDPIEAQALLATYGQDRERPVLVGSAKSNLGHTQAAAGVAGVLKMILAMRHGILPGTLHLDQPSPHVDWTSGALELATGATPWPETGRPRRAGVSSFGISGTNAHLILEQPPAEPEPEPATAPPLLPWVLSAADPQALERQAKALLDQPGEPLDLAYSLATTRAQLPFRAVYLGADRAGLHRAITEGTAITGEVRRGTTAFLFPGQGAQHAGMAAELYRSEPRFAEAFDAVAAELDRHLDRPLRELVFDGDSTRTDHTQAAVFAVEVALFRLITAVGVTPDALAGHSVGEVAAAHAAGVLSLPDACTLIAARGRLMRELGRSGAMVAIRATEEQARELLRGNESEVSIAAVNGPDSVVLSGTEDVVLALAARAPHARRLAVAQAFHSPHMDPVLAPLREVLDTLEFHEPVIPVVSSVTGRAATGADLRSPEYWVRQARHPVRFHDCLTALAASTYLEVGPGGTLSALGQETQPEAAFLPVLPKARPAVESLLRALAAAHTRGVPVDWAAWCAGGRRVPLPGYRFSRERFWLPVRAAKDPLLHVVDWVPAEPAATPAGPWLVLAPPGERCAEITGAVAAALDAEVLPYTGQEIPPANGIVSLLALDPAAETTVPSSVTATLALLQAVPEGTPVWAITQGAVRAREQDVPQPDQAAVWGLGRVAALEVPGRWGGLVDLPTQPSEVDFRALRAALGGEDQSAIRDGRIFVRRLATVPARPATTVAPAGTVLITGGLGGLGRHLARHLAAHGAKHLLLISRQGPDAPGAAELRAELAGTEVTIAACDVTDRDALAALLRQHTLSGVVHAAGVLDDGVLDSLSPSRFATVFDAKAGGARHLDELTREHPLEFFVLCSSLAATVGSPGQGNYSAANAVLEALAHRRRAQGLPATCLAWGPWDSTGMASAELASGWQTRGITPMAAGAALAAFDRALAAGGGAYAIAEVDWPRFATGLRPSRLCDNLPGVQPAEEPVAPQPIRLNELPAEEREPYLTQVVISHIAAVSGHRAEDILPGRSFRELGLDSLAGVKLRNRLSAATGAELTATVVYEHPTPVALARHLIEALGGGVRDAVRATMSRLYELEQALAGLRPSAVGRGEAITGTLERILRSWQAREQAAPVAPDLDSATDEEIFDLIDGVLAEER; encoded by the coding sequence GTGGGAGAGCCGATCGCGATCGTGGGTATGGCCTGCACGTACCCCGGCGGCGTGACCACTCCTGCCGGGTTGTGGCAGGCCGCGATCTCGGGCGCGGACCTGATCGGGGAAATGCCGTCGGACCGCGGCTGGGACCTCGATTCCCTTTATGATCCCGATCCGGATAGGCCCGGTAAGTCCTACACCCGGCACGGCGGATTCCTCCATCAAGCCGGTGACTTCGACGCCGCGTTCTTCGGCCTCTCGCCGAGGGAGGCGCTGACCACCGATCCGCAGCAGCGGCTGTTGCTCACCTCGGCCTGGCAGGCGCTGGAGGACGCCGGAATCGACCCCGCCTCGATCCGCGGCAGCCGGACCTCGGTGTTCGCCGGGGCGATGATGCACGACTACGCGCCGAGGGTGCACACCGTGCCCAACGGGCTGGAAGGGCACCTGATCACCGGCAACACCGCCAGCGTGGTCTCCGGCCGGCTGGCCTACGTGCTCGGGCTACGCGGCCCGGCGATCACGGTGGACACCGGTTGCTCCTCATCGCTGGTCACCCTGCACCTGGCGGTCCAGTCGCTGCGCGCGGGCGAGAGCAGCCTGGCCCTCTCCGGCGGGGTGACCGTGATGGCCACGCCGGAGATGTTCGTGGAGTTCTCCCGGCTGCGCGGACTGGCCCCGGACGGCCGGTGCAAGCCGTTCTCCGCGACCGCGGACGGCACCGCCTGGGCCGAGGGCGCCGGGATGCTGGTGCTGGAACGGCTTTCCGACGCCGTGCGCAACGGACGCCGGGTGCACGCGCTCATCCGGGGCACCGCGGTCAACTCCGACGGCGCGTCCAACGGACTGTCCGCGCCCAGCGGTCCCGCGCAGGAACTGGTGATCCGGGAGGCGCTCGCCGCCGCCGGTCTGTCCACAGTGGACGTTGACGCGGTGGAGGCGCACGGCACCGGCACCCGGCTCGGCGACCCGATCGAGGCGGGTGCGCTGCTGGCCACCTACGGGCAGGACCGGGACCGCCCGCTGCTGCTGGGCTCGGTGAAGGCCAACACCGGGCACACCCAGGCCGCGGCCGGGGCGGCCGGCGTGATCAAGATGGCGCAGGCGATGCGGCACGGCGTGCTGCCCAAGATCCTGCACTTCACCGAGCCGAGCCCGCACGTGGACTGGACCAGCGGCGCGGTGCTCCCGCTGGCCGAGCACACCCCGTGGCCGGAGACCGCGCGCCCGCGCCGGGCCGGGGTGTCCTCCTTCGGGATCAGTGGCACCAACGCCCACGTCGTGCTGGAACAGGCCCCCGCGCCCGCGCCGCAAGCCGAGCCGCCGCCGGTGGTGCCGCTGCTGCTGTCGGCCACCACGCTGACCGCGTTGCGGGAACAGGCTTCCCGGCTGCGCGAGCACCTGGACACCGACATCTCGCTCGCCGACATCGGGTTCACCCTGGCCACCGGCCGGTCCCGGTTCGAGCACCGCGCGGCCGTGCTGGGCACCGATCCGGCGGCCCTGCGTGCCGGACTGGCCGCGCTGGCCGCTGGCGAGCCCGCACCGGGGGTGCTCACCGGCACGGCCCGGCGCGAGGCCCGTCCGGTGCTGGTGTTCCCCGGCCAGGGCACCCAGTGGACCGGCATGGCGGTGCGGCTGCTCGCGGAGAGCCCGGTGTTCGCCGAACGGATGGCGCAGTGCCAGCAGGCGTTGTCCCCCTTCGTGGACTGGCAGCTGACCGAAGTTCTCGCCGACGAGGCCGCACTGTCCGAAGTGGACATCGTACAGCCGGCCACCTGGGCGGTGATGGTCTCGCTGGCCGCACTCTGGCAGGCGCACGGCGTGCGGCCGGTCGCGGTGGTCGGGCACTCGCAGGGCGAGATCGCCGCCGCCACGGTGGCCGGTGCACTGTCGCTGGAAGATGGCGCGCTGGTGGTTGCCTTGCGCGCCAAGGCGATCCGCGCGCTGTCCGGGCTCGGCGGGATGGCCTCGGTCGCCCTGTCCAGAGCCGCGGCTGAGCGCCGGATCCAGCGCTGGCCGGACCTGCACGTGGCCGCGGTCAACGGTCCGGAGGCCACGGTGCTCTCCGGTGATCCGCGCGCGCTAGCCGAACTGGGCGAGGAGCTGGCGGCCGAGGAGATCCGCTTCCGCCGCCTGCCGGTGGACTACGCCTCGCACTCGCCCCAGGTCGACCTGCTCCGCGAGGAGCTGCGCGCCGCGCTCGCCCCGATCAGCCCGCGGCCAGCCGAGATTCCCTTCCACTCCACCGTCTCCGGCGAGTCCGAGGTCCTGGACGCGGACTACTGGTTCCGCAACCTGCGCCAGACCGTGGAGTTCGACTCGGCCATCCGCGGCCTGATCGCGTTGGGCCACACTACTTTCCTGGAGTGCTCCGCGCACCCGGTGCTCACCGTCGGCCTGCACCAGCTACTGGACGAACTGGACCAGGACGGCATCGCGCTGGGCACCCTGCGCCGCGAGGAAGGCGGCCCGGCACGCTTCCTGCTGGCCGCCGCCGAGGCCCAGGTGCACGGCGTCGACCTGCGGCTGGACCGGGTCTTCCCGGGCGCGCGGCCGACCAGCCTGCCCACCTACCCGTTCCAGACCGAGCGGTTCTGGCTGCTGCCGACCGCGAGCGCCCCTGCCACCTCGGGCCACCCGCTGCTCACCTCGGCGGTTGTGCTGGCCGGTGGCGACGGGCTGGTGGGCACCGGCTCGGTGTCCTTGCGGGCGTTGCCGTGGCTGGCCGATCACGCGGTGCACGGCACGGTGCTGGTGCCGGGCACGGCCTTCGCCGAGCTGGCCCTGCACGCCGGTGAGCTGCTCGGCCTGCCACGGCTGCTGGAGCTGGCGGTGGAGCGGCCGCTGGCGGTGCCCGCCGCGGGCGAGGCCGAGCTCCAGCTGACCGTGGACGGCGCGGGAGCCCTCGCGGTGCACACGCGGCCGGACCGCGACACGGCCTGGACCCGGCACGCCACCGGCACCCTCGGCCCCGGCGAGTCCGCGACCGTGGCCACGATTACCTGGCCCCCGGCCGCCGAGGAGATCGACCTGGACGGCGCGTACGCGCGGCTGGCCGAATTGGGCTACGAGTACGGGCCAAGTTTCCAGGGCCTGCGCCGGGCCTGGCGCGACGGTGAGCGCCGCTACGCCGAGGTCGAGCTGCCCGCCGAGCCCGGCCGCTTCGGCATCCACCCCGCGCTGCTGGACGCCGCCCTGCATCCGCTGCTGCTCGGCGCGGACGGCGAGCTCCGGCTGCCGTTCTCCTTCGCCGGCGTCGAACTGGCCGCCGTCGGCGCGACCACCATCCGGGTCGCGCTGACGCCGACCGGCCAGGACGCCTTCCGCGTCGAGATCACCGATGCGCTCTCCGGCGCGGTGTGCGCCATCGAGACGATGTCCTTGCGGCCGCTGCGAACTGAGCTGCTCGTCGGCAGCGACCGGTCGCTGTTCCAGGTCAGCTGGACGCCGTCACCGCGGCGGGCGACCCCCGGCGCGACCGAGGTGCTGCACGGCACCGATGTGCACCAGGTGCTCGGCGCGATCCGCGAGTGGCTGGCCGCGGACCGGGACGGGCAGCTGGCCATCGTCACCAGGAACGCGATCGCGACCGGGCCGGATGAGGACGTCGACCTGACGGCGGCCCCGGTGTGGGGCCTGGTGCGCACCGCGCAGACCGAGCACCCCGGCCGGTTCCGGCTGGTGGACCTGGACGCTCCAGCCCAGCTGGACACCGCGCTCGGCTGTCCCGAACCACAGGTGGCCCTCCGCGGCGGGCAGGTGCTGGTCCCCCGGCTGGCCAGGGTCACCGCCGGTGCGCCGCCTCGGCTGGATCCGGCGGGCACGGTGCTGATCATCGGCGGCACCGGGACCCTGGGGCGGGCGCTGGCCGAGCACCTGGTGACCGCGCACGGGGTCCGGCACCTGGTGCTGACCGGGCGGCGGGCGGCGGAAGCGCCAGAGCTGCCGGGCGCGGAGGTCCGGGTGGTGGCCTGCGATGTCACCGACCGGCAGGAGCTGGCCGCGGTGATCGACGGCATTCCGGCCGAGCACCCGCTCACCGCGGTGGTGCACGCCGCCGGTGTGCTGGCCGACAGCCCGGTGGCCGCACTCGCCCCCGAGCAGCTGGATTCGGTGCTACGCCCCAAGGTCGAGGGCGCTTGGCACCTGCACGAGCTGACCCAAGACCTGGACCTGGCCGCGTTCGTGCTGTTCTCCTCGGTGGCTGGCGTCATCGGCACCCAAGGGCAGGCCAACTACGCCGCGGCCAACAGCTACCTGGACGCGCTGGCCCACCACCGGCGCGCACGCGGGCTGCCTGCGACCTCGATGGCCTGGGGCCTGTGGGCGCAGGAATCGGGGATGACCGGGCACCTGGACGCGGCCGACCGGGCGCGGCTGAGCCGGGCCCGGTTGCGGCCGATCGCACCCGCGCACGGGCTGGCGCTGTTCGACGCGGCGCTGGACGGGCCGCCGCTGTCCGTGCCCGCGCGGTTCGACCTCGGCGAGCAGGGCGACCGGCCCGCCATCTTCGAAGGGCTGCTGGGGCCGAAACGGCCGACCGCGGCGAAGCAGGCGCAACCGGTGGCCTTCGTGCCGGGTGACGAACGCGCGGTGCTGGAGCTGGTGCTGCGCACGGTGGCCACGGTGCTGGGCAGCACCGGGGAGGTCAATCCCGAGCGGGCCTTCCGGGACATCGGGTTCGACTCGCTGACCGGCCTGGAACTGCGCAACCGGCTCAGCGCGGCCACCGGGCTGCGGCTGCCCGCGACCACGGTGTTCGACCACCCGACGCCCGCGCTGCTGGCCGCGCACCTGGCCGGAGGCAGCCCGCGGACGGCCGAGACCGCCGAGCCTGTCGTTGCCCCGCAAGACGATCCGATCGTCGTGGTCGGGGCCGGATGCCGCTTCCCCGGCGGTGTGTCCACAGTGGACGAACTGTGGACGGTGCTGGCCGAGGGGCGCGACGTGATCAGCGAGTTCCCGGCGGACCGGGGCTGGGACGCCGGGGCCAGCTCGGTGCGGCACGGGGGTTTCCTGGCCGACGCGGCGGAGTTCGACCCCGGCTTCTTCGGCATTCCGCCGCGGGAGGCGCTGGTGATGGACCCGCAGCAGCGGATCCTGCTGGAGGTCGCCTGGCACGCGCTGGAGTCGGCGGGCATCGATCCGGCCGGACTGCGCGGCAGCCGGACCGCGGTGTTCACCGGCACCATGGGCAGCGACTACGGGCACCGGGTGCACGAGGTGCCGGAAGACCTCAGCGGGCAGGTCTCCATCGACAACGCGAGCAGCGTGGCCTCGGGGCGGCTGGCCTACTTCTTCGGGTTCGAGGGGCCCGCGATCACCCTGGACACCGCCTGTTCCTCGGCGCTGGTGGCCATGCACCTGGCGGCGCAGGCGTTGCGCAGCGGGGAGTGCACGCTGGCGCTGGCCGGTGGGGTGACCGTGATGACCACGCCCACCCTGTTCGCCGAGTTCGCCCAGGTGTACGCGCTGGCCCCGGACGGGCGGTGCAAACCCTTCGCCGCTACCGCGGACGGCACTGCGTGGAGCGAGGGCGCGGGACTGGTGGTGCTGGAACGGCTTTCCGACGCCCGCCGCAACGGCCACCGGGTGCTGGCCGTGCTGCGCGGCAGCGCGGTCAACTCCGACGGCGCCTCCAACGGCCTCACCGCGCCCAACGGGGCCGCGCAGCGACGGGTGATCCAGGATGCGCTGGCCGCCGCCGGACTGTCCACTTCGGACGTTGACGCGGTGGAGGCGCACGGCACCGGGACCACCCTGGGCGATCCGATCGAGGCCCAGGCCCTGCTGGCCACCTACGGGCAGGACCGGGAACGGCCGGTGCTGGTCGGCTCGGCCAAGTCCAACCTCGGCCACACCCAGGCCGCCGCCGGAGTCGCGGGTGTGCTGAAGATGATCCTGGCCATGCGGCACGGGATCCTGCCCGGCACGCTGCACCTGGACCAGCCGAGCCCGCACGTGGACTGGACCAGCGGCGCGCTGGAACTCGCCACCGGAGCCACGCCGTGGCCGGAGACCGGACGGCCGCGCCGGGCCGGGGTCTCCTCCTTCGGCATCAGCGGCACCAACGCGCACCTGATCCTGGAACAACCCCCAGCCGAGCCGGAACCCGAGCCCGCGACCGCGCCGCCGCTGCTGCCCTGGGTGCTCTCCGCTGCCGACCCGCAAGCGTTGGAGCGCCAGGCCAAGGCCCTGCTCGACCAGCCGGGCGAGCCGCTCGACCTGGCCTACTCGCTGGCCACCACCCGAGCCCAGCTGCCGTTCCGCGCGGTCTACCTCGGCGCGGACCGGGCCGGGCTGCACCGCGCGATCACCGAGGGCACCGCGATCACCGGCGAGGTGCGGCGGGGCACGACCGCCTTCCTGTTCCCCGGCCAGGGAGCCCAGCACGCCGGGATGGCCGCGGAGCTGTACCGGAGCGAACCGCGGTTCGCCGAGGCTTTCGACGCGGTGGCCGCGGAGCTGGACCGGCACCTGGACCGCCCGTTGCGGGAGCTGGTCTTCGACGGTGATTCAACCCGGACCGATCACACCCAGGCCGCGGTGTTCGCAGTGGAGGTGGCACTGTTCCGGCTGATCACCGCGGTCGGCGTGACGCCGGACGCGCTGGCGGGGCACTCGGTCGGCGAGGTGGCCGCCGCGCACGCCGCCGGAGTGCTGTCGCTGCCCGATGCCTGCACGCTGATCGCGGCCAGGGGCAGGCTGATGCGCGAGCTGGGCCGGTCCGGGGCGATGGTCGCGATCCGGGCCACCGAGGAACAGGCCAGGGAACTGTTGCGCGGCAACGAGTCCGAGGTCTCGATCGCCGCGGTCAACGGGCCGGACTCGGTGGTGCTCTCCGGCACCGAGGACGTGGTGCTCGCGCTGGCCGCGCGCGCCCCGCACGCCCGCAGGCTCGCGGTGGCCCAAGCCTTCCACTCCCCGCACATGGACCCGGTGCTCGCGCCACTGCGGGAGGTGCTGGACACCCTGGAGTTCCACGAGCCCGTCATTCCGGTGGTCAGCTCGGTCACCGGGCGCGCGGCCACCGGGGCGGACCTGCGCAGCCCGGAGTACTGGGTGCGGCAGGCCCGCCACCCGGTCCGCTTCCACGACTGCCTGACCGCGCTGGCAGCCTCCACCTACCTGGAGGTCGGTCCGGGCGGCACGCTCAGCGCCCTCGGCCAGGAAACCCAGCCGGAGGCGGCGTTCCTACCGGTGCTGCCCAAGGCGCGGCCCGCCGTGGAGTCGCTGCTCCGTGCGCTCGCCGCCGCGCACACCAGGGGCGTCCCGGTGGACTGGGCCGCCTGGTGCGCGGGCGGGCGGCGGGTGCCGCTGCCGGGGTACCGGTTCAGCCGCGAGCGGTTCTGGCTGCCGGTGCGCGCGGCCAAGGACCCGCTGCTGCACGTGGTGGACTGGGTTCCGGCCGAGCCCGCCGCGACCCCGGCCGGTCCCTGGCTGGTGCTCGCGCCGCCGGGCGAGCGGTGCGCGGAGATCACCGGCGCGGTGGCCGCGGCGCTGGACGCCGAGGTGCTGCCCTACACCGGCCAGGAAATCCCACCCGCCAACGGAATCGTCTCGCTGCTGGCGCTCGATCCGGCTGCCGAAACCACGGTTCCCAGCTCGGTGACGGCCACCCTCGCGCTGTTGCAAGCCGTGCCGGAGGGAACTCCGGTCTGGGCCATCACCCAGGGCGCGGTGCGGGCGCGCGAACAGGATGTGCCGCAACCGGATCAGGCCGCGGTGTGGGGGCTGGGCCGGGTGGCCGCGCTGGAAGTCCCCGGCCGCTGGGGTGGACTCGTCGACCTGCCCACTCAACCGTCCGAAGTGGACTTCCGCGCACTGCGCGCGGCGCTTGGCGGGGAGGACCAGTCCGCCATCCGCGACGGCCGGATCTTCGTGCGCCGCTTGGCAACCGTGCCCGCGCGACCGGCCACCACGGTGGCACCGGCCGGGACCGTGCTGATCACCGGCGGCCTCGGCGGACTGGGCCGTCACCTGGCCCGGCACCTGGCCGCACACGGCGCGAAGCACCTCCTGCTGATCAGCCGCCAAGGTCCGGACGCCCCCGGCGCGGCGGAACTGCGCGCCGAGCTGGCAGGCACCGAAGTCACCATCGCCGCCTGCGACGTCACCGACCGCGACGCCCTGGCCGCGCTGCTGCGGCAGCACACCCTTTCCGGCGTGGTGCACGCGGCCGGTGTGCTCGACGACGGTGTGCTGGATTCCCTGTCGCCCAGCCGTTTCGCCACTGTCTTCGACGCGAAGGCGGGCGGCGCTCGGCACCTGGACGAGCTCACCCGCGAGCACCCGCTGGAGTTCTTCGTGCTCTGCTCCTCCCTGGCCGCCACCGTCGGCTCCCCCGGCCAGGGCAACTACAGCGCGGCCAACGCCGTCCTGGAGGCCCTCGCCCACCGGCGGCGCGCGCAGGGCCTGCCCGCCACCTGCCTGGCCTGGGGTCCTTGGGACAGCACTGGAATGGCCTCGGCGGAACTGGCCTCCGGCTGGCAGACGCGGGGCATCACGCCGATGGCGGCCGGGGCCGCCTTGGCCGCCTTCGACCGCGCGCTGGCCGCGGGCGGAGGTGCGTACGCTATCGCCGAGGTGGACTGGCCCCGTTTCGCCACCGGCCTGCGACCGAGCCGCCTGTGCGACAACCTGCCCGGCGTCCAGCCCGCCGAAGAACCCGTTGCACCGCAACCAATCCGACTGAACGAGCTGCCCGCCGAGGAACGCGAGCCCTACCTGACCCAGGTGGTGATCTCGCACATCGCCGCCGTCTCGGGGCACCGCGCCGAGGACATCCTGCCCGGGCGGTCCTTCCGCGAGCTGGGGCTGGACTCGCTGGCCGGGGTCAAACTGCGCAACCGGCTCAGCGCGGCTACCGGCGCGGAGCTGACCGCGACCGTGGTCTACGAGCACCCGACGCCGGTGGCACTCGCCCGGCACCTCATCGAGGCGCTCGGCGGCGGGGTGCGGGACGCGGTGCGCGCCACCATGTCCCGGCTCTACGAGCTGGAGCAGGCGCTGGCCGGGCTGCGGCCCTCGGCGGTCGGCCGGGGTGAGGCGATCACCGGGACGCTGGAACGGATCCTGCGGTCCTGGCAGGCGCGGGAACAGGCCGCGCCGGTGGCGCCCGATCTGGACAGCGCCACCGACGAGGAGATCTTCGACCTGATCGACGGCGTGCTCGCCGAGGAACGATGA
- a CDS encoding FadR/GntR family transcriptional regulator, translating into MSRTEELVERLTARIKEGVVRPGEKLPTEGSLVQTYGVSRTVVREALSRLQAAGLVETRHGRGSFVLAQPSTARFEPPKDGELTVEGVVELIEFRTGWETESAALAAQRRTEAQLRDLGAALAEFTAAAANPSAAVNADYQFHLRIALASGNRYFADLATASGPGMIVIPHYRLFPDEQRFGRIVSEHENIHAAIALGDPEGARAAMRVHLSNSRSRLLDLQVAATQGF; encoded by the coding sequence ATGAGCCGCACCGAGGAACTGGTGGAACGGCTCACCGCGCGGATCAAGGAAGGCGTGGTCCGGCCGGGCGAGAAGCTGCCCACCGAGGGCAGCCTGGTGCAGACCTACGGGGTCAGCCGCACCGTGGTCCGCGAGGCGCTGTCCCGGTTGCAGGCCGCCGGGCTGGTGGAGACCCGGCACGGCCGGGGCAGCTTTGTGCTGGCCCAGCCGAGCACCGCCCGGTTCGAGCCGCCCAAGGACGGGGAGCTGACCGTCGAGGGCGTGGTGGAGCTGATCGAGTTCCGCACCGGCTGGGAAACCGAGTCCGCGGCACTGGCCGCCCAGCGCCGCACCGAGGCGCAGCTGCGCGACCTGGGCGCGGCCCTGGCCGAGTTCACCGCGGCCGCGGCCAACCCCAGCGCCGCGGTCAACGCCGACTACCAGTTCCACCTGCGCATCGCCCTGGCCAGCGGCAACCGCTACTTCGCCGACCTGGCCACCGCCTCGGGGCCCGGCATGATCGTCATCCCGCACTACCGGCTGTTCCCCGACGAGCAGCGGTTCGGCCGGATCGTCAGCGAGCACGAGAACATCCACGCCGCCATCGCCCTTGGCGACCCCGAGGGCGCGCGGGCGGCGATGCGGGTGCACCTGTCGAACAGCCGCAGCCGCCTGCTCGACCTACAGGTGGCGGCAACTCAGGGGTTTTGA
- a CDS encoding mandelate racemase/muconate lactonizing enzyme family protein: MAVDRITQVRLSSVRLPLSTPVSDAKVFTGRQKPMTEVAFLFAEIEAESGHRGLGFGYSKRAGGPGQYAHAREVAPELIGDDPNDIGRLWDKLVWAGASVGRSGLATQAIAALDIALWDLKATRAGLPLAKLLGAHRDSVRCYNTSGGFLHTPLAQVLDNATAARERGIGGIKIKVGHPDSTVDLRRVSAVRERLGDGFPLMVDANQQWDRPTARRLGRALEAFDLTWIEEPLDAYDHAGHAALAAALDTPIATGEMLASVAEHAELIRAGGADIIQPDAPRIGGITQFLKLAALAEHHRLQLAPHFAMEIHLHLAAAYPLEPWLEHFDWLEPLFNERLELADGRMLVPDRPGLGLTLSDQAAAWTVDSCVVTG, from the coding sequence ATGGCCGTTGATCGCATCACGCAGGTCCGCCTGTCCTCCGTCCGGCTCCCGCTGAGCACGCCGGTCAGCGACGCGAAGGTGTTCACCGGCCGCCAGAAGCCGATGACCGAGGTGGCCTTCCTGTTCGCCGAGATCGAGGCCGAGAGCGGTCACCGCGGCCTGGGTTTCGGCTATTCGAAACGCGCGGGCGGTCCCGGCCAGTACGCGCACGCCCGTGAGGTGGCGCCGGAGCTGATCGGCGATGACCCCAACGACATCGGGCGGCTGTGGGACAAGCTGGTGTGGGCCGGGGCCTCGGTTGGCCGCAGCGGCCTGGCCACCCAGGCGATCGCGGCGCTGGACATCGCGCTGTGGGATCTCAAGGCCACCCGCGCCGGGCTGCCGCTGGCCAAGCTGCTCGGCGCGCACCGGGACTCGGTGCGCTGCTACAACACCTCCGGCGGCTTCCTGCACACCCCGCTGGCGCAGGTGCTGGACAACGCCACCGCCGCGCGGGAACGCGGCATCGGCGGCATCAAGATCAAGGTCGGCCACCCGGACTCCACAGTGGACCTGCGGCGGGTGAGCGCGGTGCGCGAGCGGCTCGGCGACGGCTTCCCGCTGATGGTCGACGCGAACCAGCAGTGGGACCGGCCCACCGCGCGGCGGCTCGGGCGGGCGCTGGAGGCATTCGACCTGACCTGGATCGAGGAGCCGCTGGACGCCTACGACCACGCCGGGCACGCCGCGCTCGCGGCCGCGCTGGACACCCCGATCGCCACCGGCGAGATGCTGGCCAGCGTGGCCGAGCACGCCGAGCTGATCAGGGCGGGCGGCGCCGACATCATCCAGCCGGACGCGCCGCGGATCGGCGGCATCACCCAATTCCTGAAACTGGCCGCGCTCGCCGAGCACCACCGGCTGCAGCTGGCCCCGCACTTCGCCATGGAGATCCACCTGCACCTGGCCGCGGCCTACCCGCTGGAGCCCTGGCTGGAGCACTTCGACTGGCTGGAACCGCTGTTCAACGAGCGCCTGGAGCTCGCGGACGGCCGAATGCTGGTGCCCGACCGGCCCGGTCTCGGCCTGACGCTGAGCGACCAGGCCGCGGCCTGGACCGTGGACAGCTGCGTGGTGACCGGATGA